A window of Enoplosus armatus isolate fEnoArm2 chromosome 3, fEnoArm2.hap1, whole genome shotgun sequence contains these coding sequences:
- the slc6a22.1 gene encoding solute carrier family 6 member 22, tandem duplicate 1 isoform X1, whose product MEKAETGSAGHPRGYQSASEDNKCVMDKHYGPEINLKLDMGTAHPAPSTLPRGQWSSKIEFLLAVAGQIIGLGNVWRFPYLCYKNGGGVFFIPYVLFLFTCGIPLFLLETSLGQYTKQGSITCWKKICPLFEGMGYGNQVVVLYSSIYYIIILAWAFLYLFFSFNSELPWASCRNSWNTETCVEFDRRAYHSNWTVAENATSPVREFWERRILNVTGSAHELGGIRWELALCLLLSWIICYFCVWRGVKSTGKVVYFTATFPYVMLAVLLVRGLTLPGALDGIKFYLYPDPSRLSDPQVWMDAGTQIFYSYAICIGCLTALGSYNKYNNNCYKDCVYLCLLNSGTSFVAGFAIFSALGFMAYEQNTDISKVAESGPGLAFIAYPRAVAMMPFPQLWAIFFFIMIILLGLDSEFVGLEAIATAISDMNPSFFHVGHRRKLLLLAVCVVSFFMGLVMVTEGGLYIFQLFDYYACSGMTLLLFATLQSVCIGWVYGADRFYENIEDMIGYKPFPLIKHCLKYITPVICMGTFVFSLVKYTPLKFNNTAEYPWWGYALGWWFTLSSTLMVPLFMLYNVSITPGTLRQRISILCTPAEDLSLNKSEKKAHELLNLASSSDSMVS is encoded by the exons atggaaaaagctGAAACAGGGTCAGCAGGACACCCACGAGGATATCAATCTGCTTCAGAGGACAACAAATG TGTGATGGATAAGCATTATGGTCCAGAGATCAATTTAAAGCTGGACATGGGAACAGCCCATCCTGCACCCAGCACCCTGCCCAGAGGACAATGGTCCAGCAAAATTGAGTTCCTCTTGGCTGTTGCAGGACAAATCATAGGCCTGGGAAATGTGTGGAGGTTCCCTTACTTGTGCTACAAAAATGGAGGAG GGGTGTTCTTCATCCCTTATGTACTCTTCCTCTTTACCTGCGGCATCCCCCTGTTTCTCCTGGAGACGTCTCTCGGCCAGTACACCAAGCAGGGAAGTATCACCTGCTGGAAGAAAATTTGTCCCCTTTTTGAAG ggATGGGTTATGGCAATCAGGTGGTTGTTTTATACTCCAGCATCTATTACATCATCATATTGGCCTGGGCTTTCCTgtatctcttcttctctttcaacTCTGAACTTCCCTGGGCGAGTTGCAGAAACAGCTGGAACACGG AAACCTGTGTGGAGTTTGATCGCAGGGCTTATCATTCAAACTGGACTGTAGCCGAAAATGCAACATCACCAGTGAGAGAGTTTTGGGA GAGAAGAATTTTGAATGTCACAGGAAGTGCGCATGAGCTAGGCGGCATCCGATGGGAGTTGGCTCTGTGTCTTCTGTTGTCCTGGATCATCTGTTACTTTTGTGTCTGGAGAGGAGTAAAGTCCACAGGAAAG GTAGTTTACTTCACTGCCACATTCCCATATGTGATGCTGGCGGTGTTGCTTGTTCGTGGACTCACGTTGCCTGGGGCCTTAGATGGGATCAAGTTCTACCTCTACCCAGATCCATCCCGCCTCAGTGATCCACAG GTATGGATGGATGCTGGCACACAGATATTTTACTCCTATGCCATTTGCATTGGGTGTCTAACTGCACTTGGCAGTTATAATAAGTACAACAATAACTGTTACAA ggaCTGTGTGTACTTGTGCCTTCTGAACAGTGGGACCAGTTTTGTAGCTGGCTTTGCCATCTTCTCTGCACTGGGATTCATGGCATATGAGCAGAACACAGACATATCAAAAGTGGCAGAGTCAG GTCCCGGCTTGGCGTTTATTGCTTACCCTCGAGCAGTCGCCATGATGCCTTTTCCTCAGCTCTGGGCCATATTCTTTTTCATTATGATCATCCTGCTGGGACTGGACAGTGAG tttgtaGGTCTGGAAGCAATCGCCACAGCAATTTCTGACATGAATCCTTCCTTCTTCCACGTTGGCCATCGACGGAAACTTCTTCTGCTCGCTGTCTGTGTTGTTAGTTTCTTCATGGGCCTTGTGATGGTCACAGAA GGAGGACTGTACATCTTCCAGTTGTTTGACTACTACGCCTGCAGTGGGATGACTCTACTCCTCTTTGCCACATTGCAGTCTGTGTGTATTGGATGGGTTTACG GTGCAGACCGGTTTTATGAAAACATAGAGGACATGATTGGATACAAGCCTTTTCCCCTGATTAAGCATTGTTTGAAATACATCACTCCAGTAATATGCATG ggaacatttgttttctccttgGTCAAATACACTCCTCTGAAGTTCAACAACACAGCTGAGTATCCATGGTGGGGCTATGCTCTTGGCTGGTGGTTCACTCTCTCCTCTACACTCATGGTTCCTCTCTTCATGCTGTACAACGTAAGCATCACTCCCGGTACACTGCGACAG AGGATCTCCATCTTATGTACTCCAGCAGAAGACCTTTCTTTGAACAAATCTGAGAAGAAAGCGCATGAACTGCTCAACTTGGCCTCATCCTCTGACAGCATGGTGTCCTAA
- the slc6a22.1 gene encoding solute carrier family 6 member 22, tandem duplicate 1 isoform X2: MDKHYGPEINLKLDMGTAHPAPSTLPRGQWSSKIEFLLAVAGQIIGLGNVWRFPYLCYKNGGGVFFIPYVLFLFTCGIPLFLLETSLGQYTKQGSITCWKKICPLFEGMGYGNQVVVLYSSIYYIIILAWAFLYLFFSFNSELPWASCRNSWNTETCVEFDRRAYHSNWTVAENATSPVREFWERRILNVTGSAHELGGIRWELALCLLLSWIICYFCVWRGVKSTGKVVYFTATFPYVMLAVLLVRGLTLPGALDGIKFYLYPDPSRLSDPQVWMDAGTQIFYSYAICIGCLTALGSYNKYNNNCYKDCVYLCLLNSGTSFVAGFAIFSALGFMAYEQNTDISKVAESGPGLAFIAYPRAVAMMPFPQLWAIFFFIMIILLGLDSEFVGLEAIATAISDMNPSFFHVGHRRKLLLLAVCVVSFFMGLVMVTEGGLYIFQLFDYYACSGMTLLLFATLQSVCIGWVYGADRFYENIEDMIGYKPFPLIKHCLKYITPVICMGTFVFSLVKYTPLKFNNTAEYPWWGYALGWWFTLSSTLMVPLFMLYNVSITPGTLRQRISILCTPAEDLSLNKSEKKAHELLNLASSSDSMVS; encoded by the exons ATGGATAAGCATTATGGTCCAGAGATCAATTTAAAGCTGGACATGGGAACAGCCCATCCTGCACCCAGCACCCTGCCCAGAGGACAATGGTCCAGCAAAATTGAGTTCCTCTTGGCTGTTGCAGGACAAATCATAGGCCTGGGAAATGTGTGGAGGTTCCCTTACTTGTGCTACAAAAATGGAGGAG GGGTGTTCTTCATCCCTTATGTACTCTTCCTCTTTACCTGCGGCATCCCCCTGTTTCTCCTGGAGACGTCTCTCGGCCAGTACACCAAGCAGGGAAGTATCACCTGCTGGAAGAAAATTTGTCCCCTTTTTGAAG ggATGGGTTATGGCAATCAGGTGGTTGTTTTATACTCCAGCATCTATTACATCATCATATTGGCCTGGGCTTTCCTgtatctcttcttctctttcaacTCTGAACTTCCCTGGGCGAGTTGCAGAAACAGCTGGAACACGG AAACCTGTGTGGAGTTTGATCGCAGGGCTTATCATTCAAACTGGACTGTAGCCGAAAATGCAACATCACCAGTGAGAGAGTTTTGGGA GAGAAGAATTTTGAATGTCACAGGAAGTGCGCATGAGCTAGGCGGCATCCGATGGGAGTTGGCTCTGTGTCTTCTGTTGTCCTGGATCATCTGTTACTTTTGTGTCTGGAGAGGAGTAAAGTCCACAGGAAAG GTAGTTTACTTCACTGCCACATTCCCATATGTGATGCTGGCGGTGTTGCTTGTTCGTGGACTCACGTTGCCTGGGGCCTTAGATGGGATCAAGTTCTACCTCTACCCAGATCCATCCCGCCTCAGTGATCCACAG GTATGGATGGATGCTGGCACACAGATATTTTACTCCTATGCCATTTGCATTGGGTGTCTAACTGCACTTGGCAGTTATAATAAGTACAACAATAACTGTTACAA ggaCTGTGTGTACTTGTGCCTTCTGAACAGTGGGACCAGTTTTGTAGCTGGCTTTGCCATCTTCTCTGCACTGGGATTCATGGCATATGAGCAGAACACAGACATATCAAAAGTGGCAGAGTCAG GTCCCGGCTTGGCGTTTATTGCTTACCCTCGAGCAGTCGCCATGATGCCTTTTCCTCAGCTCTGGGCCATATTCTTTTTCATTATGATCATCCTGCTGGGACTGGACAGTGAG tttgtaGGTCTGGAAGCAATCGCCACAGCAATTTCTGACATGAATCCTTCCTTCTTCCACGTTGGCCATCGACGGAAACTTCTTCTGCTCGCTGTCTGTGTTGTTAGTTTCTTCATGGGCCTTGTGATGGTCACAGAA GGAGGACTGTACATCTTCCAGTTGTTTGACTACTACGCCTGCAGTGGGATGACTCTACTCCTCTTTGCCACATTGCAGTCTGTGTGTATTGGATGGGTTTACG GTGCAGACCGGTTTTATGAAAACATAGAGGACATGATTGGATACAAGCCTTTTCCCCTGATTAAGCATTGTTTGAAATACATCACTCCAGTAATATGCATG ggaacatttgttttctccttgGTCAAATACACTCCTCTGAAGTTCAACAACACAGCTGAGTATCCATGGTGGGGCTATGCTCTTGGCTGGTGGTTCACTCTCTCCTCTACACTCATGGTTCCTCTCTTCATGCTGTACAACGTAAGCATCACTCCCGGTACACTGCGACAG AGGATCTCCATCTTATGTACTCCAGCAGAAGACCTTTCTTTGAACAAATCTGAGAAGAAAGCGCATGAACTGCTCAACTTGGCCTCATCCTCTGACAGCATGGTGTCCTAA